A region of Streptomyces sp. R44 DNA encodes the following proteins:
- a CDS encoding carbohydrate ABC transporter permease, which yields MTLLSTSAQAAPPPRRQARFRLRKEALVGWGFAGPFVAVFGLVFLAPIGYALYLSLFQDRLIGGTSFVGLDNYGEALTDPRFWDGLVRVGLFLLVQVPVMLGIALLAALAIDSGRLYGKTFFRVTIFLPYAVPAVVAGLIWGFMYGTQFGLVGNINDALGVSLPDPLSPSLVLASIGNIVTWEFVGYNMLIFYSALKVVPRSLYEAAAIDGAGEWRVVRSVKLPAIRSALVIATIFSIIGSFQLFNEPSILQKLAPNAITSDFTPNLYTYSLSFSGQQHNYAATVAIVMGVLTAIIAYAVQLRGMRKG from the coding sequence ATGACGCTCCTGTCGACGTCAGCACAGGCGGCTCCTCCGCCCCGCCGACAAGCCCGTTTCCGCCTCCGCAAGGAGGCCTTGGTGGGCTGGGGCTTCGCCGGCCCGTTCGTGGCGGTCTTCGGCCTCGTGTTCCTGGCACCGATCGGTTACGCCCTGTACCTGAGCCTGTTCCAGGACCGGCTCATCGGCGGCACCTCCTTCGTCGGCCTCGACAACTACGGCGAGGCGCTCACCGATCCCCGCTTCTGGGACGGACTGGTCCGCGTCGGGCTCTTCCTGCTGGTCCAGGTCCCCGTCATGCTCGGGATCGCCCTTCTCGCCGCGCTCGCGATCGACAGCGGCCGTCTGTACGGCAAGACCTTCTTCCGGGTCACGATCTTCCTGCCCTACGCCGTGCCCGCCGTCGTCGCAGGTCTGATCTGGGGCTTCATGTACGGCACGCAGTTCGGCCTGGTCGGCAACATCAACGACGCGCTGGGCGTGTCGCTGCCCGACCCGCTCTCGCCGTCCCTGGTCCTGGCCTCCATCGGCAACATCGTGACCTGGGAGTTCGTCGGCTACAACATGCTGATCTTCTACTCCGCGCTCAAGGTCGTACCGCGCTCGCTCTACGAGGCGGCCGCCATCGACGGCGCCGGCGAGTGGCGGGTGGTGCGCTCGGTCAAGCTCCCGGCCATCCGCAGCGCGCTGGTCATCGCCACGATCTTCTCGATCATCGGCAGCTTCCAGCTCTTCAACGAGCCCAGCATCCTGCAGAAGCTCGCGCCGAACGCGATCACCAGCGACTTCACCCCCAACCTCTACACCTACTCGCTGTCCTTCTCGGGCCAGCAGCACAACTACGCGGCGACCGTGGCGATCGTGATGGGCGTCCTGACCGCGATCATCGCCTACGCGGTCCAGCTGCGCGGCATGCGGAAGGGCTGA
- a CDS encoding carbohydrate ABC transporter permease has translation MTTSMTTASTEPTPSPTGPRAAGTTTPPRARTAAPTRRKRRPHTPLNPRPSIPLTLVTGLVLLYTLLPLAWLLINATKDQKGLLDSFGLWFADDTHFWDNISRTLTYDDGVFVRWLLNTLLYVAAGAGGATVLAVLGGYALAKYDFPGRKAVFAVVIGAVAVPGTALAVPTFLMFSNMGLTNTPWAVIIPSLVSPFGLYLMWVFAAEAVPTELLEAARIDGSGEVRTFFTIALPLLVPGTVTVLLFSMVATWNNYFLPLIMIKDPDWYPLTLGLNAWNAQAQTAGGEAVFDLIITGSLLTIVPIVAVFLLLQRYWQSGLAAGSVKE, from the coding sequence ATGACCACCTCCATGACCACCGCGTCCACCGAGCCCACCCCGTCCCCCACCGGGCCGCGGGCCGCCGGCACCACCACCCCGCCCCGCGCCCGGACCGCCGCACCGACGCGCCGCAAGCGGCGTCCGCACACTCCGCTCAACCCGCGCCCCAGCATCCCGCTGACACTCGTCACCGGCCTGGTCCTCCTCTACACCCTCCTGCCGCTGGCCTGGCTGCTGATCAACGCCACCAAGGACCAGAAGGGACTGCTCGACTCCTTCGGTCTGTGGTTCGCCGACGACACCCACTTCTGGGACAACATCTCCCGCACCCTCACCTACGACGACGGCGTCTTCGTCCGCTGGCTCCTCAACACCCTGCTGTACGTCGCCGCCGGCGCGGGCGGCGCCACGGTCCTCGCCGTCCTGGGCGGCTACGCCCTGGCCAAGTACGACTTCCCCGGCCGCAAGGCGGTCTTCGCGGTGGTCATCGGCGCCGTGGCCGTCCCCGGCACCGCCCTGGCCGTCCCCACCTTCCTGATGTTCAGCAACATGGGACTGACCAACACCCCCTGGGCCGTCATCATCCCCTCCCTGGTCTCCCCCTTCGGCCTCTACCTCATGTGGGTCTTCGCCGCCGAGGCCGTCCCCACCGAACTCCTGGAGGCCGCGCGCATCGACGGCTCCGGGGAGGTGCGCACCTTCTTCACCATCGCACTGCCGCTCCTGGTGCCGGGCACCGTCACCGTCCTGCTGTTCTCCATGGTCGCGACCTGGAACAACTACTTCCTGCCGCTGATCATGATCAAGGACCCCGACTGGTACCCGCTGACCCTCGGGCTCAACGCCTGGAACGCCCAGGCCCAGACCGCCGGCGGCGAGGCCGTCTTCGACCTCATCATCACCGGTTCCCTGCTCACGATCGTCCCGATCGTGGCCGTCTTCCTGCTGCTCCAGCGGTACTGGCAGTCCGGCCTGGCCGCCGGCAGCGTCAAGGAATGA
- a CDS encoding sugar ABC transporter substrate-binding protein — MRTHTTRRLLGALSVLATLTLTATACGSDASDTGAGDSGPKDINAALEKGGKVTVWAWEPTLKKAAEDFEKKYPKVDIELVNAGTGDKQYTALQNAIAAGSGAPDVAQVEYYALGQFTIAKSVEDLSPYGAQRYGTSFTSGPWNAVTEDKAIYALPMDSGPMAFFYNKKVFDKHHIKVPTTWDEYVEAARTLHKADPKIFITNDTGDAGATTSFIWQAGGRPYQTDGTNVTINFGDEGTQKYAATWQKLLDEKLVAPVSSWSDAWYKGLADGSIATLSIGAWMPANLTSGVASASGDWRVAPLPQWTKGDKVSAENGGSSLAVPKAAKNKELAYAFTEFATTGAGASARVAQGSFPATRADLESKAFLDTKFPYFGGQQANQIFAESARNVGADWSYLPFQVYANSIFNDTVGKAYVSSTKLTDGLKAWQDASVKYGKDQGFTVNK, encoded by the coding sequence ATGCGTACGCACACCACCCGCAGACTGCTCGGCGCACTCTCCGTCCTCGCCACCCTCACGCTGACCGCCACGGCCTGTGGCTCCGACGCCTCGGACACGGGGGCCGGCGACAGCGGTCCGAAGGACATCAACGCCGCGCTGGAGAAGGGCGGAAAGGTCACGGTGTGGGCCTGGGAGCCCACGCTGAAGAAGGCGGCGGAGGACTTCGAGAAGAAGTACCCCAAGGTCGACATCGAGCTGGTCAACGCGGGCACCGGCGACAAGCAGTACACCGCCCTGCAGAACGCCATAGCGGCCGGCTCCGGCGCCCCCGACGTGGCCCAGGTCGAGTACTACGCGCTCGGCCAGTTCACCATCGCCAAGTCCGTCGAGGACCTCTCCCCCTACGGCGCCCAGAGGTACGGCACGAGCTTCACCAGCGGCCCGTGGAACGCGGTCACCGAGGACAAGGCGATCTACGCGCTGCCCATGGACTCCGGCCCGATGGCGTTCTTCTACAACAAGAAGGTCTTCGACAAGCACCACATCAAGGTGCCGACCACCTGGGACGAGTACGTGGAGGCCGCCCGCACCCTGCACAAGGCCGACCCCAAGATCTTCATCACCAACGACACCGGCGACGCCGGCGCCACCACCAGCTTCATCTGGCAGGCCGGCGGGCGTCCTTACCAGACCGACGGCACGAACGTCACCATCAACTTCGGCGACGAGGGCACCCAGAAGTACGCCGCCACCTGGCAGAAGCTCCTCGACGAGAAGCTCGTCGCGCCCGTCAGCTCCTGGAGCGACGCCTGGTACAAGGGCCTGGCCGACGGCTCCATCGCCACCCTCTCCATCGGCGCCTGGATGCCCGCCAACCTCACCTCCGGTGTCGCCTCCGCCTCCGGCGACTGGCGGGTCGCCCCGCTCCCGCAGTGGACGAAGGGCGACAAGGTCAGCGCCGAGAACGGCGGCAGCTCCCTCGCCGTCCCGAAGGCCGCGAAGAACAAGGAACTCGCGTACGCCTTCACCGAGTTCGCCACCACCGGCGCCGGAGCCAGCGCCCGCGTCGCCCAGGGCTCGTTCCCCGCGACCCGCGCCGACCTGGAGTCCAAGGCGTTCCTCGACACCAAGTTCCCCTACTTCGGCGGTCAGCAGGCCAACCAGATCTTCGCCGAATCCGCCCGCAACGTCGGCGCCGACTGGTCCTACCTGCCCTTCCAGGTGTACGCGAACTCCATCTTCAACGACACCGTCGGCAAGGCCTACGTCTCCTCGACCAAGCTCACCGACGGCCTGAAGGCCTGGCAGGACGCCAGCGTCAAGTACGGCAAGGACCAGGGCTTCACCGTCAACAAGTGA
- a CDS encoding beta-galactosidase family protein — translation MPDLQTDKAGFLLDGQPFRFLSGGLHYFRVHPEQWQDRLRKARLMGLNTVETYVPWNLHQPRPDRFLMDGGLDLPRFLDLAAAEGLHVLLRPGPYICAEWEGGGLPSWLLTEPDIQLRTRDPRFLAAVDDFFDRLLTPLRPYLASQGGPILAVQVENEYGAYGDDTAYLEHIAGSLRACGVDVPLFTCDQPVDLERGALPGVLATANFGSRSADHLTALRAQRPEGPLMTTEFWIGWFDRWGARHVVRDAEDAARELDEVLATGASVNFYMFHGGTNFGFTNGANDKHTYRPTVTSYDYDAPLDEAGDPTEKYHAFRDIIAKYAPVPSDPAPAPGAKLAVSAVALTESAGLLPSAAALAPRIDSRRPLTMEELEQDFGFVLYETTLPLRGPALLEIEHVRDRAQVFVDGQPVGVLERENHEHALAFTVPRAGGVLSILVENQGRVNYGQGIHDRKGLLGKVLLDGAEPTAWTNRPLPLTALEDVPFTTTTTTPVGPAFHRGTFEVTEAADTFLHLDGWTKGNAWVNGFPLGRYWSRGPQKSLYVPAPVLRAGTNEIIVLELHAGPRGRTVDFRDTPDLGPTEE, via the coding sequence ATGCCCGATCTCCAGACAGACAAGGCCGGATTCCTGCTCGACGGCCAGCCCTTCCGTTTCCTGTCCGGCGGGCTGCACTACTTCCGGGTCCACCCCGAGCAGTGGCAGGACCGGCTCCGCAAGGCCCGGCTCATGGGCCTCAACACCGTCGAGACCTACGTCCCCTGGAACCTGCACCAGCCGCGCCCCGACCGCTTCCTGATGGACGGCGGGCTCGACCTCCCCCGCTTCCTCGACCTCGCCGCCGCCGAGGGGCTGCACGTCCTGCTGCGGCCCGGCCCGTACATCTGCGCGGAGTGGGAGGGAGGTGGTCTGCCCTCGTGGCTGCTCACCGAGCCCGACATCCAGCTGCGCACCCGCGACCCCCGGTTCCTGGCGGCGGTGGACGACTTCTTCGACCGCCTGCTCACCCCGCTCCGGCCGTACCTCGCCTCACAGGGCGGTCCGATCCTGGCCGTGCAGGTGGAGAACGAGTACGGGGCCTACGGCGACGACACCGCCTATCTGGAGCACATCGCCGGCTCGCTGCGCGCCTGCGGGGTCGACGTTCCCCTCTTCACCTGCGACCAGCCGGTGGATCTGGAGCGGGGCGCTCTGCCCGGCGTCCTCGCCACCGCCAACTTCGGCAGCCGCTCGGCCGACCATCTGACCGCGCTGCGCGCGCAGCGCCCCGAGGGGCCGCTGATGACGACGGAGTTCTGGATCGGCTGGTTCGACCGCTGGGGCGCCCGCCATGTGGTCCGCGACGCCGAGGACGCCGCCCGCGAGCTCGACGAAGTCCTCGCCACCGGCGCCTCGGTCAACTTCTACATGTTCCACGGCGGTACGAACTTCGGTTTCACCAACGGCGCCAACGACAAGCACACCTACCGCCCCACCGTCACCTCGTACGACTACGACGCACCGCTCGACGAGGCCGGCGACCCGACGGAGAAGTACCACGCCTTCCGCGACATCATCGCCAAGTACGCGCCGGTGCCGAGCGACCCCGCCCCTGCCCCGGGGGCCAAACTGGCGGTCTCCGCGGTCGCGCTGACGGAGAGCGCCGGGCTGCTGCCGAGCGCGGCCGCGCTGGCACCGCGGATCGACTCCCGGCGTCCGCTGACCATGGAGGAGCTGGAGCAGGACTTCGGCTTCGTCCTCTACGAGACCACGCTGCCGCTGCGCGGCCCCGCTCTGCTGGAGATCGAACACGTCCGTGACCGTGCTCAGGTCTTCGTCGACGGCCAGCCGGTCGGCGTCCTGGAGCGGGAGAACCACGAGCACGCCCTCGCCTTCACGGTTCCCCGGGCCGGCGGGGTGCTCTCGATCCTGGTGGAGAACCAGGGCCGGGTGAACTACGGCCAGGGCATCCACGACCGCAAGGGCCTGCTCGGAAAGGTCCTCCTGGACGGCGCCGAGCCGACGGCCTGGACGAACCGGCCGCTCCCGCTCACCGCACTGGAGGACGTGCCCTTCACGACCACCACGACGACTCCCGTGGGCCCGGCCTTCCACCGGGGCACCTTCGAGGTCACCGAGGCGGCCGACACCTTCCTGCACCTCGACGGCTGGACCAAGGGGAACGCCTGGGTCAACGGCTTCCCGCTCGGCCGTTACTGGTCCCGCGGCCCTCAGAAGTCGCTGTACGTCCCGGCTCCGGTCCTGCGCGCCGGTACGAACGAGATCATCGTCCTGGAACTCCACGCGGGCCCCCGGGGCCGTACCGTCGACTTCCGCGACACCCCCGACCTCGGCCCCACCGAGGAGTAG
- a CDS encoding ABC transporter permease → MTTATTSPAESEKAPATARKRSPLAALGGQNLSLIGALVVVLGLFGALNENYLSWSNIQVVGEAVTITGLLAIVQTVVIICGGLDISVGSQAGLASVVSAMAFTSAGSNPFLGMGAALVVGVLVGIVNGVAIVYGRVNPTIATLAGLAAYKGVAQLVSDGRAQGYVLNDPVFVFLGRGKIAGLPVMIWILIVVAIAVHVMLKYTDIGRNLYAIGGNDTAARLAGININKYLVAVYALIGVVAAVAGILLTARTGSGQPVSGSEGLELKAITAAALGGCALKGGKGGVGGTLLAVALLGALENGLTVQGINTFWQNVAQGALLVAAVVIQQRRNGERAVGLPH, encoded by the coding sequence ATGACCACCGCGACCACCTCCCCGGCCGAGTCCGAGAAGGCACCGGCAACGGCCCGCAAGCGATCGCCGCTGGCCGCCCTCGGCGGGCAGAACCTCAGCCTCATCGGTGCGCTCGTCGTGGTCCTCGGGCTGTTCGGCGCCCTCAACGAGAACTACCTGAGCTGGTCCAACATCCAGGTCGTCGGCGAAGCCGTGACGATCACCGGCCTCCTCGCCATCGTCCAGACCGTCGTCATCATCTGCGGCGGCCTCGACATCTCGGTCGGCTCGCAGGCGGGCCTGGCCTCCGTGGTCAGCGCGATGGCCTTCACCTCGGCCGGCTCCAACCCCTTCCTCGGCATGGGTGCCGCACTCGTCGTCGGCGTGCTCGTCGGCATCGTGAACGGTGTGGCGATCGTCTACGGACGGGTCAACCCGACCATCGCCACCCTCGCCGGGCTCGCCGCGTACAAGGGCGTCGCCCAGCTGGTCTCCGACGGCCGCGCGCAGGGATACGTCCTCAACGACCCGGTCTTCGTGTTCCTCGGCCGCGGAAAGATCGCCGGCCTGCCGGTGATGATCTGGATCCTCATCGTCGTCGCGATCGCCGTGCACGTGATGCTCAAGTACACGGACATCGGCCGCAACCTCTACGCGATCGGCGGCAACGACACCGCCGCCCGCCTCGCCGGCATCAACATCAACAAGTACCTCGTCGCCGTCTACGCCCTCATCGGCGTCGTCGCCGCCGTCGCCGGCATCCTGCTCACCGCCCGTACCGGCTCCGGCCAGCCCGTCTCCGGCAGTGAGGGTCTTGAACTCAAGGCCATCACCGCCGCCGCCCTCGGCGGCTGCGCCCTCAAGGGCGGCAAGGGAGGCGTCGGCGGCACGCTCCTCGCCGTCGCCCTGCTGGGCGCTCTGGAGAACGGCCTCACGGTCCAGGGCATCAACACCTTCTGGCAGAACGTCGCCCAGGGCGCCCTGCTCGTGGCCGCCGTCGTGATCCAGCAGCGCCGCAACGGTGAACGCGCGGTCGGACTTCCGCACTGA
- a CDS encoding sugar ABC transporter ATP-binding protein — protein MTTPGTRPPTPAAPGAGVAVENITKRFGAVQALGGVTLTFLPGQVTALMGENGAGKSTLLKILTGDHQPTEGRILLDGAPVSFGSPQDARKAGIRIIPQEPEIIPHVSVAENVYAGSLPRKAGRRLDRAELRHRITADLARLGFEKVIDPDQLGSELTPAQRQLVEILRALTGEAKVIAFDEPTSSLAENEAEALFALIDRLRAQGIAIIYVSHRMKEIFRLADRIAVLRDGASAGVLDAAHTTESEVVRMMVGRDLSSLFVRQDVARDEVVLELDGVTTDDVTDISLRIRAGEVVALAGLMGAGRSELGLALAGDRPLRSGRITLHGRPLRLRSPKDAIRAGIGLAPEERKAQALFLQRSIRDNTSLVSLDRLRRMRFVRSGQEKAVAQEFSDRLRVRTPSIEHEVRKLSGGNQQKVVLARWLLRRPKVLILDEPTRGIDIGAKAEIYRIIADLARDGVALLVISSELPEVLGLADRVVVMQNGRITGELGRAEATEESILNLAMADDLASPDAAPTPAVPRPRTDSAPGGPR, from the coding sequence ATGACCACACCAGGCACCCGACCCCCCACGCCGGCGGCCCCAGGCGCCGGTGTCGCCGTCGAGAACATCACCAAGCGCTTCGGCGCCGTCCAGGCCCTGGGCGGCGTCACCCTGACCTTCCTCCCGGGGCAGGTCACCGCCCTCATGGGCGAGAACGGTGCGGGCAAGTCCACGCTGCTGAAGATCCTCACCGGCGACCACCAGCCCACCGAAGGCCGCATCCTCCTCGACGGCGCACCGGTCTCGTTCGGCTCGCCGCAGGACGCGCGCAAGGCCGGGATCCGCATCATCCCGCAGGAGCCGGAGATCATCCCGCACGTCTCCGTGGCGGAGAACGTCTACGCCGGATCCCTGCCCCGCAAGGCCGGCCGGCGCCTCGACCGCGCCGAACTGCGCCACAGGATCACCGCCGACCTGGCACGGCTCGGCTTCGAGAAGGTCATCGACCCCGATCAACTCGGTTCCGAACTGACCCCGGCCCAGCGCCAGTTGGTGGAGATCCTGCGCGCCCTCACCGGCGAGGCCAAGGTCATCGCCTTCGACGAGCCGACCTCCTCGCTCGCGGAGAACGAAGCCGAGGCCCTGTTCGCCCTGATCGACCGGCTGCGCGCCCAGGGCATCGCGATCATCTACGTCTCCCACCGCATGAAGGAGATCTTCCGCCTCGCGGACCGGATCGCGGTACTCCGCGACGGCGCCTCCGCCGGCGTCCTCGACGCCGCGCACACCACCGAGAGCGAAGTCGTACGGATGATGGTCGGCCGCGACCTCTCCTCGCTGTTCGTACGCCAGGACGTCGCCCGGGACGAAGTCGTCCTGGAACTGGACGGCGTCACCACCGACGACGTCACCGACATCAGCCTCCGGATCAGGGCCGGAGAGGTCGTCGCCCTCGCCGGACTCATGGGCGCCGGGCGTTCGGAACTGGGCCTCGCGCTCGCCGGCGACCGCCCCCTGCGCTCCGGACGGATCACCCTGCACGGCCGGCCCCTGCGGCTGCGCAGCCCCAAGGACGCCATCCGGGCAGGCATCGGCCTGGCCCCGGAGGAGCGCAAGGCCCAGGCCCTCTTCCTGCAGCGGTCCATCCGTGACAACACCTCCCTGGTCAGCCTGGACCGGCTGCGCCGGATGCGTTTCGTCCGCAGCGGCCAGGAGAAGGCCGTCGCCCAGGAGTTCTCCGACCGGCTCAGGGTGCGCACCCCGTCCATCGAGCACGAGGTGCGCAAGCTGTCCGGAGGCAACCAGCAGAAGGTCGTCCTCGCCCGGTGGCTGCTGCGACGGCCGAAGGTCCTGATCCTCGACGAGCCCACCCGCGGCATCGACATCGGTGCCAAGGCGGAGATCTACCGGATCATCGCCGACCTGGCACGGGACGGCGTCGCCCTGCTCGTGATCTCCTCCGAACTCCCCGAGGTGCTCGGACTCGCCGACCGCGTCGTGGTGATGCAGAACGGCCGCATCACCGGCGAACTCGGCCGGGCCGAGGCGACCGAGGAGTCCATCCTCAACCTCGCCATGGCCGACGACCTCGCTTCCCCGGACGCCGCTCCCACCCCGGCCGTTCCCCGGCCCCGTACCGACTCCGCCCCTGGAGGCCCCCGATGA
- a CDS encoding substrate-binding domain-containing protein: MFTEHHRRPMAAAVLGLASVLALTSCSSGQQAVGSGGADVAKVDGKISLTYLQKQGDQEYFVGEAAGAKAKADELGIDLKVVNLGTDANKTVSEAQSAISQKSNGLIVVVPDPAVGPQVAQIAKDAKVALLTSDDQICTTGPDPSSCAADALVPRIGFSGAQMGGEVGKRAAAEFKKAGWNPAETRTISAWKQDVTVCTDRVKASKEAFAAGSGATVQNIDVPTDNSPTGAQDKIAATITANPSVKHWVVWGCNDENVQGGVTALENAGFKADDVIGVGLGAYLACKNWSSGKPSGMKAALFINGKDVGALAVQTMYDKLKNGKAFPKEAFAPTTMVDASTWKSAGVTCG; the protein is encoded by the coding sequence ATGTTCACTGAGCACCACCGCCGGCCGATGGCAGCAGCCGTACTGGGCCTGGCCTCCGTCCTCGCACTGACCTCCTGCTCCAGCGGCCAGCAGGCCGTCGGCTCGGGGGGCGCGGACGTCGCCAAGGTCGACGGCAAGATAAGCCTGACCTACCTCCAGAAGCAGGGCGACCAGGAGTACTTCGTCGGTGAGGCGGCCGGCGCCAAGGCCAAGGCGGACGAGCTCGGCATCGACCTGAAGGTCGTCAACCTCGGCACCGACGCCAACAAGACCGTCAGCGAGGCCCAGTCGGCGATCTCGCAGAAGAGCAACGGCCTGATCGTCGTCGTCCCCGACCCCGCCGTCGGGCCCCAGGTCGCCCAGATCGCCAAGGACGCCAAGGTCGCCCTGCTCACCTCCGACGACCAGATCTGTACGACCGGACCGGACCCGTCCTCCTGCGCCGCCGACGCCCTGGTGCCCCGGATCGGCTTCAGCGGTGCCCAGATGGGCGGTGAGGTCGGCAAGCGCGCCGCCGCGGAGTTCAAGAAGGCCGGCTGGAACCCCGCGGAGACCCGCACCATCTCCGCCTGGAAGCAGGACGTGACCGTCTGCACCGACCGCGTCAAGGCGTCCAAGGAGGCCTTCGCCGCCGGCTCCGGCGCCACGGTGCAGAACATCGACGTCCCCACGGACAACAGCCCCACCGGCGCCCAGGACAAGATCGCGGCCACGATCACCGCGAACCCGAGCGTCAAGCACTGGGTGGTCTGGGGCTGCAACGACGAGAACGTCCAGGGCGGGGTCACCGCACTGGAGAACGCCGGCTTCAAGGCCGACGACGTCATCGGCGTGGGCCTCGGGGCCTACCTGGCCTGCAAGAACTGGAGCTCCGGCAAGCCTTCCGGCATGAAGGCCGCGCTGTTCATCAACGGCAAGGACGTCGGCGCCCTGGCCGTGCAGACGATGTACGACAAGCTCAAGAACGGCAAGGCCTTCCCCAAGGAAGCCTTCGCCCCGACCACGATGGTCGACGCCTCCACTTGGAAGTCCGCCGGAGTCACCTGCGGCTGA
- a CDS encoding SMP-30/gluconolactonase/LRE family protein — MRHLRARPCSPDPGRLCEGPLWDPAVQELLWVDITAGLVHRGSLVPFADGSGLPDLLPRVTLAPGGPVGAVLPSRSGALIATVSTSVVRIDDSGRCEEFASLPLFPDGVRRRFHGAACDPHGRLLAAAMPSDTTEGAGSLYQLGPDGLRVLLDSVTLSHGLGWSPDGSLMYYADGATGRVDVFDYDVATGTPGGRRPFASIDGGAPDGLTVDRDGSVWVAVRGAGQVRAFAPDGTCHTVVHVGTSHVSGVVFAGPALDTLVITTATEGLTRQQLDEERHAGRLFVCRPGTAGLPAVPFDDLVPQETA, encoded by the coding sequence ATGCGCCACCTGAGGGCCCGTCCCTGCAGCCCGGATCCCGGCAGGCTCTGCGAGGGCCCCCTATGGGATCCCGCCGTGCAGGAGCTGCTGTGGGTCGACATCACCGCCGGCCTCGTCCACCGGGGCAGCCTGGTTCCGTTCGCCGACGGCAGCGGTCTGCCCGACTTACTGCCCCGCGTCACGCTCGCCCCCGGCGGCCCGGTCGGCGCCGTCCTGCCGAGCCGCAGCGGCGCGCTGATCGCCACGGTGTCCACGTCCGTCGTGAGGATCGACGACAGCGGCCGGTGCGAGGAGTTCGCCTCCCTGCCCCTCTTCCCTGACGGCGTGCGGCGACGGTTCCACGGCGCCGCGTGTGACCCGCACGGACGTCTCCTCGCGGCCGCCATGCCGTCCGACACGACCGAGGGAGCCGGCTCGCTGTACCAACTCGGCCCGGACGGCCTGCGGGTGCTGCTCGACTCCGTGACCCTTTCCCACGGTCTCGGCTGGAGCCCCGACGGCTCCCTGATGTACTACGCCGACGGCGCGACCGGCCGAGTCGACGTGTTCGACTACGACGTCGCGACCGGAACTCCCGGCGGCCGACGGCCGTTCGCCTCGATCGACGGCGGTGCGCCGGACGGTCTGACCGTCGACCGGGACGGCAGTGTCTGGGTCGCGGTCCGGGGTGCGGGGCAGGTTCGCGCCTTCGCACCCGACGGCACCTGTCACACCGTCGTGCACGTCGGCACCTCGCACGTGTCCGGTGTCGTCTTCGCCGGCCCCGCCCTCGACACCCTCGTGATCACGACGGCGACCGAAGGACTGACCCGGCAGCAGCTGGACGAAGAGCGCCACGCCGGACGGCTGTTCGTCTGCCGTCCGGGCACCGCCGGGCTTCCGGCCGTGCCGTTCGACGATCTCGTCCCCCAGGAGACGGCATGA
- a CDS encoding S24 family peptidase: protein MGALDAVAGRVAGGATVAFRPSGSSMVPLIRSRQQVVVAPVDPSKLEVGDIVLARVAGTVYLHLVSSVDPARKRVQISNNRGLVNGWTSHDRVFGICVAVGGVARSKVAGKTLATDSNGSS, encoded by the coding sequence ATGGGTGCATTGGATGCAGTGGCAGGCAGGGTTGCCGGCGGGGCCACCGTGGCGTTCCGGCCCAGCGGCTCCTCGATGGTCCCGCTGATACGCAGTCGGCAGCAGGTGGTCGTTGCTCCGGTCGACCCGTCGAAGTTGGAGGTCGGGGACATCGTCCTCGCCCGTGTCGCCGGGACGGTGTACTTGCACTTGGTGTCGTCCGTGGACCCCGCCAGGAAGCGGGTGCAGATCAGTAACAACCGTGGCCTCGTCAACGGCTGGACCAGCCACGATCGTGTCTTTGGTATCTGTGTGGCAGTCGGCGGCGTCGCCAGGTCAAAGGTCGCGGGCAAGACGCTCGCGACCGACTCCAACGGCTCCTCCTGA